The Candidatus Cloacimonas sp. genome contains a region encoding:
- a CDS encoding flavin reductase family protein, with protein sequence MIQLSELPVSYGKIHLPAKVALVVTQKPAGGYNLITIEWFMRTSLQPPMFAISIGKTRYSYECLEANRYFNLVFPSLKMKPLLTFCGSNSGRDMDKFAENNVEFISGKLHKLPVLKDAVACFECEVVSQILSGDHTIYIGKVHYSWQNPEEKLFWYQEGL encoded by the coding sequence ATGATTCAGCTCTCAGAGCTACCTGTTAGTTACGGTAAAATTCATCTTCCTGCAAAAGTTGCCCTGGTTGTTACGCAAAAACCTGCCGGCGGTTATAATTTAATTACGATTGAATGGTTTATGCGCACTTCTCTGCAGCCCCCGATGTTTGCAATTTCTATCGGGAAAACCAGATATTCTTATGAATGTTTGGAAGCCAACAGATATTTTAATCTGGTATTTCCCTCTCTAAAAATGAAACCGTTGCTAACTTTTTGCGGTTCCAATTCAGGCAGGGATATGGATAAATTCGCTGAAAATAATGTAGAATTCATTTCCGGAAAACTGCATAAACTTCCTGTTTTGAAAGATGCCGTCGCTTGTTTTGAATGCGAAGTTGTGTCCCAAATATTGAGTGGAGACCATACAATATATATTGGCAAAGTGCATTACAGCTGGCAAAATCCCGAAGAGAAACTTTTCTGGTATCAGGAAGGACTGTAA